In Halosegnis marinus, one genomic interval encodes:
- a CDS encoding thiolase C-terminal domain-containing protein: MTDVAVIGASMTRFGERDGWVRDLLAEAGGACLDDAGVSPDAVDHLYVSNMASGEFEGQTGVPNMLAHDLGAVPAYTQRVDQTSSSGGAGIYAAWQSVASGASDMTLLVGGEKMTHRTTGEATDVIASLTHPVEYKHGVTLPSFAGLTARAYLTEYDAPREALAEVAVKNHRNGVDNPHAQFRKEIDTETALDSPMVADPLRLYDFCPITDGSAALLFCPVEVAREHADQFVRVAGVGGATDTHVVHERADPTTMGGVVESGRQAYETAGYGPEDVDVAELHDMFTILELLQYEDLGFADKGAGWEDAVEGVTARDGAMPVNTSGGLKSKGHPLGASGVAQGYEIYKQVLGEAGKRQVEADVGLACNVGGFGNCVTTAILEVAE; encoded by the coding sequence ATGACCGACGTGGCAGTTATCGGCGCGTCGATGACGCGCTTCGGCGAACGCGACGGCTGGGTACGCGACCTGCTCGCGGAGGCGGGCGGGGCCTGTCTCGACGACGCGGGCGTCTCGCCCGACGCCGTCGACCACCTCTACGTGTCGAACATGGCGAGCGGCGAGTTCGAGGGGCAGACGGGCGTTCCGAACATGCTCGCCCACGACCTCGGTGCCGTCCCCGCCTACACCCAGCGCGTCGACCAGACCTCCTCCTCGGGGGGCGCGGGCATCTACGCCGCGTGGCAGTCGGTCGCCTCCGGCGCGAGCGACATGACCCTGCTCGTCGGGGGCGAGAAGATGACACACCGGACGACCGGCGAGGCGACCGACGTCATCGCCTCGCTCACCCACCCCGTCGAGTACAAGCACGGCGTGACGCTCCCCTCCTTCGCCGGCCTCACGGCGCGCGCCTACCTGACCGAGTACGACGCCCCGCGCGAGGCGCTCGCCGAGGTCGCGGTGAAGAACCACCGCAACGGCGTGGACAACCCCCACGCGCAGTTCCGCAAGGAGATAGACACGGAGACGGCCCTCGACTCGCCGATGGTGGCCGACCCCCTGCGGCTGTACGACTTCTGTCCCATCACCGACGGCTCGGCGGCCCTCCTCTTCTGTCCGGTCGAGGTCGCGCGCGAACACGCCGACCAGTTCGTCCGCGTCGCGGGCGTCGGAGGCGCGACGGACACCCACGTCGTCCACGAGCGCGCCGACCCGACGACGATGGGCGGCGTGGTCGAGTCGGGCCGGCAGGCGTACGAGACGGCCGGCTACGGCCCGGAGGACGTCGACGTGGCCGAACTCCACGACATGTTCACCATCCTCGAACTGCTCCAGTACGAGGACCTCGGCTTCGCCGACAAGGGGGCCGGCTGGGAGGACGCCGTCGAGGGGGTGACCGCGCGCGACGGCGCGATGCCGGTGAACACCTCGGGCGGCCTGAAGTCCAAGGGGCATCCCCTCGGCGCGTCGGGCGTCGCACAGGGGTACGAGATATACAAACAAGTGCTCGGCGAGGCCGGCAAGCGGCAGGTCGAGGCCGACGTGGGGCTGGCGTGCAACGTGGGCGGGTTCGGCAACTGCGTCACGACCGCGATACTGGAGGTGGCCGAATGA
- a CDS encoding Zn-ribbon domain-containing OB-fold protein — protein MSLDAGRCPDGHVTYPPHPRCPECGEEQTDTVDLSGDTATVVTWTTSYATPPGVREPNTLAIVAFDGHDVRALGQVEGEVDIGDTVEPVHVEELRDPDAGIREPESQAWDGYRFERVE, from the coding sequence ATGAGCCTCGACGCCGGCCGCTGTCCGGACGGCCACGTCACCTACCCCCCGCACCCGCGCTGTCCGGAGTGTGGGGAGGAACAGACAGACACCGTGGACCTCTCCGGCGACACCGCGACCGTCGTCACGTGGACCACCTCCTACGCGACGCCCCCGGGCGTCCGGGAGCCGAACACCCTCGCCATCGTTGCGTTCGACGGGCACGACGTGCGCGCGCTCGGGCAGGTCGAGGGCGAGGTGGACATCGGGGACACCGTCGAACCCGTCCACGTCGAGGAACTGCGCGACCCCGACGCCGGCATCCGCGAGCCGGAGAGTCAGGCGTGGGACGGCTACCGCTTCGAGCGCGTCGAGTAG
- a CDS encoding carbon-nitrogen hydrolase family protein produces MDRTVAACQVEVADLDPDANVARVADRLAGLPDAVDVALFPELGLTGFVPDDRAREAALRLDGPVLDRVREHAAATDTAVVVGFAEERDGAYHNTAAYVAPDGETTPYRKRHLWGGESAVFEPGEEYVVVETPAGPTGLVTCYDLNSARDSVAFLDRGVEALFVVGAWPATHAPNWKLLVRARALDGVRWVVACGRTGRKEVPDARVAEYAGRSLVARPDGVVAAELAHAPDDLVATLDRDVLAAQRDLVGVEVPGSVPEG; encoded by the coding sequence ATGGACCGGACCGTCGCCGCCTGTCAGGTCGAGGTGGCCGACCTCGACCCGGACGCGAACGTCGCGCGGGTCGCGGACCGGCTGGCCGGCCTCCCCGACGCCGTCGACGTCGCGCTGTTCCCCGAACTCGGACTGACGGGGTTCGTCCCGGACGACCGGGCGCGCGAGGCCGCGCTCCGACTCGACGGCCCCGTCCTCGACCGGGTGCGCGAACACGCCGCCGCGACCGACACCGCCGTCGTCGTCGGCTTTGCCGAGGAGCGCGACGGCGCGTACCACAACACCGCGGCCTACGTCGCCCCGGACGGGGAGACGACCCCGTACCGGAAGCGCCACCTGTGGGGCGGCGAGTCGGCGGTGTTCGAGCCGGGCGAGGAGTACGTCGTCGTCGAGACGCCCGCCGGGCCGACGGGCCTCGTCACCTGCTACGACCTGAACTCCGCGCGCGACAGCGTCGCCTTCCTCGACCGGGGCGTCGAGGCGCTGTTCGTCGTCGGGGCGTGGCCCGCGACGCACGCGCCGAACTGGAAGCTCCTCGTCCGGGCGCGCGCCCTCGACGGGGTCCGGTGGGTCGTCGCCTGTGGCCGCACCGGCAGGAAGGAAGTGCCCGACGCGCGCGTCGCGGAGTACGCGGGTCGCTCGCTCGTCGCGCGTCCCGACGGGGTGGTCGCGGCCGAACTCGCCCACGCGCCGGACGACCTCGTGGCGACGCTCGACCGCGACGTGCTGGCCGCACAGCGGGACCTCGTCGGCGTCGAGGTGCCCGGTTCCGTTCCCGAGGGCTAA
- a CDS encoding MaoC family dehydratase encodes MDYFEDMAVGDTMEFGSHTVTREEILDFAEQFDPQPFHVDEEAAERSQFGGLIASGWHTASLCMRMLVDNHLSEAASAGARGVRELKWIRPVRPGDTLTCRLEVLDTDPGDGPIGTVHNQLTGLVDGEPVIRWKADAMFEKREA; translated from the coding sequence ATGGACTACTTCGAGGACATGGCGGTCGGCGACACGATGGAGTTCGGCTCCCACACCGTCACGCGCGAGGAGATACTCGACTTCGCCGAGCAGTTCGACCCCCAGCCGTTCCACGTCGACGAGGAGGCGGCCGAGCGGTCCCAGTTCGGCGGCCTCATCGCCTCCGGCTGGCACACCGCCTCGTTGTGTATGCGGATGCTCGTGGACAACCACCTCTCGGAGGCCGCGAGCGCCGGCGCCCGCGGCGTGCGCGAACTGAAGTGGATACGCCCGGTGCGTCCCGGAGACACGCTCACCTGCCGGCTGGAGGTGCTCGACACCGACCCCGGCGACGGTCCCATCGGCACCGTCCACAACCAACTCACGGGGCTGGTGGACGGCGAGCCGGTCATCCGGTGGAAGGCCGACGCGATGTTCGAGAAACGGGAGGCGTGA
- a CDS encoding universal stress protein, translated as MYDTILVPTDGSEVAVRAAREAFDLARATGATVHVVFVVDESASSFLLSGDSMAQVLDALEAEGESAVERALAAAGDVPTETTVVRGMKVSEAIEEYVDRHGIDLVVMGTRGRHGVDHLLGSTTERVLANVGVPTLVVGDDAADEV; from the coding sequence ATGTACGACACGATACTGGTCCCGACGGACGGCAGCGAGGTGGCGGTGCGCGCGGCACGCGAGGCGTTCGACCTCGCGCGGGCGACGGGCGCGACGGTCCACGTGGTCTTCGTGGTCGACGAGTCGGCGTCCTCCTTCCTCCTCTCGGGCGACTCGATGGCTCAGGTCCTCGACGCGCTGGAGGCCGAGGGCGAGTCGGCCGTCGAGCGCGCCCTCGCCGCGGCCGGCGACGTTCCCACCGAGACGACCGTCGTCCGCGGCATGAAGGTCAGCGAGGCCATCGAGGAGTACGTCGACCGTCACGGCATCGACCTCGTCGTGATGGGGACGCGCGGCCGCCACGGCGTCGACCACCTGCTCGGCTCCACGACCGAACGGGTCCTCGCCAACGTCGGTGTGCCGACGCTCGTCGTCGGGGACGACGCCGCGGACGAGGTCTGA
- a CDS encoding YbaK/EbsC family protein: MHPRAAEFREQARDRYGFDPEVEEFPDGTKTAADAAAAVGCDVAQIASSIVVETDDGLAVVVTSGANRVDMDAVAAELGVPSARMADADDISATVGWSIGGVPPFCHAADLPVLLDETLLAHDRVWAAAGTPEAVFPLAPAELRELSGGRPAAVAE, from the coding sequence ATGCACCCCCGCGCCGCGGAGTTCCGCGAACAGGCACGCGACCGCTACGGCTTCGACCCCGAGGTCGAGGAGTTCCCCGACGGAACCAAGACGGCGGCGGACGCCGCGGCGGCCGTCGGCTGTGACGTCGCGCAGATCGCCTCCTCCATCGTCGTGGAGACGGACGACGGGCTGGCCGTCGTCGTGACGAGCGGCGCGAACCGGGTGGACATGGACGCCGTCGCCGCCGAACTCGGCGTCCCGTCGGCGCGGATGGCCGACGCGGACGACATCAGCGCGACGGTCGGCTGGTCCATCGGGGGCGTCCCGCCGTTCTGTCACGCGGCCGACCTCCCCGTACTGCTGGACGAGACGCTGCTCGCACACGACCGCGTGTGGGCCGCGGCGGGGACCCCCGAAGCGGTGTTTCCGCTCGCGCCGGCGGAGCTCCGCGAGCTGTCGGGCGGCCGGCCGGCGGCCGTCGCCGAGTAG
- a CDS encoding PRC-barrel domain-containing protein: MNDDVPQEITSLVGREVYSKNGVFVGQVEDLRLDLDAESVTGLALASLNDDLFAGRAAGARGVILPYRWVRAVGDVIIVNDVVERMKTEEGEEAPA; encoded by the coding sequence ATGAACGACGACGTGCCACAGGAGATCACCTCGCTCGTCGGCCGGGAGGTGTACTCCAAGAACGGGGTCTTCGTGGGTCAGGTCGAGGACCTCCGGCTCGACCTCGACGCGGAGTCCGTGACCGGGCTCGCGCTCGCCTCGCTGAACGACGACCTCTTCGCCGGCCGGGCGGCCGGCGCCCGCGGCGTCATCCTCCCGTACCGTTGGGTGCGCGCCGTCGGGGACGTCATCATCGTGAACGACGTGGTGGAACGGATGAAGACCGAGGAGGGCGAGGAAGCGCCGGCCTAG
- the dpsA gene encoding DNA starvation/stationary phase protection protein DpsA — translation MSTHEEQLRQRSGEIEENALRLDEGKAEQVVDALNTDLAAAYVAYHQVKKHHWNVEGSEFRDIHVYLGEVAADLEAAADEFAERAQALGGVPLSGGAAFEDHAPVEPEGEDVYDIRTSLAHDMAMFGDVIETLRDHIALVEGFGDYTTGETLRRNLETMEEHAHHFQHYLEDDTLVTEESLR, via the coding sequence ATGAGCACCCACGAGGAGCAGCTACGGCAGCGGAGCGGCGAGATCGAGGAGAACGCGCTGCGGCTCGACGAGGGGAAGGCCGAGCAGGTCGTCGACGCGCTCAACACCGACCTCGCGGCCGCGTACGTCGCCTACCACCAGGTGAAGAAGCACCACTGGAACGTCGAGGGGTCGGAGTTCCGCGACATCCACGTGTATCTCGGCGAGGTGGCCGCGGACCTGGAGGCCGCGGCCGACGAGTTCGCGGAGCGCGCGCAGGCGCTCGGCGGCGTGCCGCTCTCCGGCGGCGCGGCGTTCGAGGACCACGCCCCCGTCGAGCCGGAGGGCGAGGACGTCTACGACATCCGCACGTCGCTCGCCCACGACATGGCGATGTTCGGCGACGTCATCGAGACGCTGCGCGACCACATCGCGCTGGTCGAGGGCTTCGGCGACTACACGACGGGCGAAACCCTCCGTCGGAACCTCGAAACGATGGAGGAGCACGCCCACCACTTCCAGCACTACCTGGAGGACGACACGCTCGTCACCGAGGAGTCGCTCCGGTAG
- a CDS encoding helix-turn-helix transcriptional regulator produces the protein MTDVADLLPVVARREPLVSALHGSPAAKCDLVDALDVSRSTVDRAVRRLEAEGVVERRDGGYGLTLAGRLVFEEYRTLERRAAGVFEARDALDALPADADIEPAALVGATTTVSDRTTPYRPGDRHLELVAEADSIDLLSTAVGPRYVEAVHDAVVEGGTRLRLGVAPGVAERLVAGHGDTVTDAVATGRAEIRELADPPAFSLATFDRGDDAVLGLLVYADGGPRAYVENDAPAAVAYGRDRFERHWAEAEPVATPAATDG, from the coding sequence ATGACGGACGTCGCCGACCTGCTCCCGGTGGTCGCCCGGCGCGAGCCGCTCGTCTCCGCGCTCCACGGATCGCCGGCGGCGAAGTGCGACCTCGTGGACGCGCTCGACGTGTCGCGCTCGACCGTCGACCGGGCGGTGAGACGGCTGGAGGCCGAGGGGGTCGTCGAGCGTCGCGACGGCGGATACGGGCTGACGCTCGCCGGCAGACTCGTCTTCGAGGAGTACCGTACCCTCGAACGGCGGGCCGCGGGGGTGTTCGAGGCCCGTGACGCGCTCGACGCGCTCCCGGCGGACGCGGATATCGAACCCGCGGCCCTCGTCGGCGCGACGACCACCGTCTCGGACCGAACGACCCCGTACCGGCCGGGGGACCGCCACCTCGAACTCGTCGCCGAGGCCGACAGCATCGACCTGCTCTCGACGGCCGTCGGGCCGCGCTACGTCGAGGCCGTCCACGACGCGGTCGTCGAGGGCGGGACGCGGCTCCGGCTCGGGGTCGCGCCGGGCGTCGCCGAGCGGCTCGTCGCGGGCCACGGCGACACCGTGACCGACGCCGTCGCCACCGGCCGGGCCGAGATACGCGAACTCGCTGACCCGCCGGCGTTCTCGCTGGCGACCTTCGACCGCGGCGACGACGCCGTGCTCGGCCTGCTCGTGTACGCCGACGGCGGGCCGCGCGCGTACGTCGAGAACGACGCGCCCGCCGCGGTCGCGTACGGCCGGGACCGCTTCGAGCGTCACTGGGCGGAGGCGGAGCCGGTGGCGACGCCGGCCGCCACGGACGGCTGA
- a CDS encoding DUF7504 family protein — translation MGVESDEGTVAFTRALAALKREGSNVLVTGAGAETAHGEACVRLMGDSVDDRRRAVVTTERGGCVPDRFLDGDAPTVRYETATRSAAVAPSGTGDLPAASDRVRDLAALGDAVAGLVDDAERAAGGLAPAQFRLCVDSLRPLVEEYDERELFRFLHAVTADVRAARGMAHYHLPLGYDAETARTLAPLFDAVVEVRDGDSGPRQRWHLDDAGVGTEWLPL, via the coding sequence ATGGGTGTCGAGAGCGACGAGGGAACGGTCGCGTTCACGCGGGCGTTGGCCGCGCTGAAGCGCGAGGGGAGCAACGTCCTCGTGACCGGCGCGGGCGCCGAGACGGCCCACGGCGAGGCGTGCGTGCGACTGATGGGCGACAGCGTGGACGACCGTCGCCGCGCCGTCGTCACGACCGAGCGGGGGGGCTGTGTCCCCGACCGCTTCCTTGACGGGGACGCTCCGACCGTCCGCTACGAGACGGCGACCCGGAGCGCCGCCGTCGCCCCGTCGGGGACCGGCGACCTCCCCGCGGCGTCCGACAGGGTCCGCGACCTCGCCGCGCTCGGCGACGCCGTGGCCGGCCTCGTGGACGACGCCGAGCGCGCGGCGGGCGGCCTCGCCCCCGCCCAGTTCCGGCTCTGTGTCGATTCGCTCCGACCGCTCGTGGAGGAGTACGACGAGCGCGAACTGTTCCGCTTCCTGCACGCCGTCACGGCCGACGTGCGCGCCGCGCGCGGCATGGCCCACTACCACCTCCCGCTCGGCTACGACGCAGAGACGGCCCGGACGCTCGCGCCGCTGTTCGACGCGGTCGTCGAGGTCCGCGACGGCGACTCCGGCCCCCGACAGCGCTGGCACCTCGACGACGCCGGCGTCGGAACCGAGTGGCTGCCGCTGTGA
- a CDS encoding C-terminal binding protein, which translates to MSHRVVTTDGKTAEVLPEAFTWRGFDADVRAVSPDTTDALVAAAAGADALVVDAGTEVTERVFVETPVRVVARAGIGVDNIDLDAAERLGVPVVNVPDYCVEEVATHNLALLLAVWRDLRPADAAVRGGEWSRREERRVGRLSEATVGLVSFGDIARRQADLLSAFGADLLAYDPYVGAETMDRHGAAKVGFEELCRRSSAVAVHAPLTGETAGLFDADAFALLPDGAVLVNTGRGGVVDESALAAALDTGRLAGAGLDVLAEEPPAALPTDHPNVVYTPHTGWYSERAVEECAQGVAADVARVLMGREPANPVVGDW; encoded by the coding sequence ATGAGCCACCGCGTCGTCACGACGGACGGCAAGACGGCCGAGGTGCTGCCCGAGGCGTTCACGTGGCGCGGCTTCGACGCCGACGTGCGGGCGGTCTCGCCCGACACGACGGACGCGCTGGTCGCGGCCGCGGCGGGTGCGGACGCGCTCGTCGTGGACGCCGGGACCGAGGTGACGGAACGGGTGTTCGTCGAGACGCCCGTGCGGGTCGTCGCGCGCGCCGGCATCGGCGTGGACAACATCGACCTCGACGCGGCCGAGCGGCTGGGCGTCCCCGTCGTGAACGTCCCCGACTACTGCGTCGAGGAGGTGGCGACCCACAACCTCGCGCTCCTGCTGGCCGTGTGGCGCGACCTCCGGCCCGCGGACGCGGCCGTCCGGGGCGGGGAGTGGAGCCGCCGCGAGGAACGGCGAGTCGGTCGCCTCTCGGAGGCGACGGTCGGGCTCGTCTCGTTCGGCGACATCGCGCGCCGGCAGGCCGACCTCCTGTCGGCGTTCGGCGCGGACCTCCTCGCGTACGACCCGTACGTCGGCGCCGAAACCATGGACCGCCACGGCGCCGCGAAGGTCGGCTTCGAGGAGCTCTGCCGGCGGTCGTCGGCCGTCGCCGTCCACGCGCCGCTCACCGGGGAGACGGCCGGGCTGTTCGACGCCGACGCGTTCGCCCTCCTCCCCGACGGGGCCGTCCTCGTGAACACGGGTCGCGGGGGCGTGGTCGACGAGTCGGCGCTCGCGGCGGCGCTCGACACCGGCCGGCTCGCGGGCGCGGGCCTCGACGTGTTGGCCGAGGAGCCGCCCGCGGCGCTCCCGACCGACCACCCGAACGTCGTGTACACGCCCCACACCGGCTGGTACTCCGAGCGCGCGGTCGAGGAGTGCGCGCAGGGGGTCGCGGCCGACGTGGCCCGAGTCCTGATGGGGCGGGAGCCGGCGAACCCGGTGGTCGGCGACTGGTAG
- a CDS encoding MFS transporter, whose protein sequence is MPDDERLVTGYGGRLLLAVSVGWMFIQAGRLVVSPLLPEISTTYGLTPTQEGFAVTTIWGVYALLQYPSGRLSDRLTRTTLLVAGLVAVVVGFLLLAVAPSYPAFLFGAVVVGVGAGLYPTPARGLVSDLFVERRGQAFGLHTASGDLGGIAAAGLSVAALAVAGYAAGLPDALAALARLGWRTAFLPVVLVLAGVALSLHVWSREGYRLASVDLEVAATARRLLGRPGLRRLVVAYALYAFVWQSATGLLPTFLRRAKSFSPGVAAAGFATLFVVGAVVKPLAGGLGDRVARDRLAPAVLALAAVALGWVVVAESPTAVTLGVVVFAAGLMAYPPVMQAYLMDTFPDDSMAGDLGGMRSVYIGLGALGPTVVGAVGGFAGYGVGFAGLAACLLVAGALVLTS, encoded by the coding sequence GTGCCCGACGACGAGCGACTCGTGACCGGCTACGGCGGACGGCTGCTCCTCGCCGTCTCCGTCGGCTGGATGTTCATCCAGGCCGGCCGCCTCGTCGTCTCCCCCCTCCTCCCAGAGATATCGACGACCTACGGGCTGACCCCGACGCAGGAGGGGTTCGCCGTCACGACCATCTGGGGCGTCTACGCGCTGTTGCAGTACCCGAGCGGCCGACTCTCCGACCGACTGACCCGGACCACCCTGCTCGTCGCGGGGCTGGTCGCCGTCGTCGTCGGCTTTCTCCTGCTCGCCGTCGCCCCGTCCTACCCCGCGTTCCTGTTCGGGGCCGTCGTCGTGGGCGTCGGCGCGGGACTGTACCCGACGCCCGCGCGCGGCCTCGTCTCCGACCTGTTCGTCGAGCGCCGCGGGCAGGCGTTCGGCCTCCACACCGCCTCCGGCGACCTCGGCGGCATCGCGGCCGCGGGGCTGTCGGTCGCCGCGCTCGCCGTCGCCGGCTACGCGGCCGGCCTTCCGGACGCGCTCGCGGCACTCGCCCGCCTCGGCTGGCGCACCGCCTTCCTTCCCGTTGTGCTCGTTCTCGCGGGGGTGGCGCTGTCGCTCCACGTCTGGAGCCGCGAGGGGTACCGCCTCGCGTCCGTGGACCTCGAGGTCGCGGCGACGGCCCGGCGACTGCTGGGGCGGCCGGGACTCCGGCGGCTGGTCGTCGCCTACGCGCTGTACGCGTTCGTCTGGCAGTCCGCCACGGGCCTGTTGCCGACCTTCCTCCGGCGCGCGAAGTCCTTCTCACCAGGGGTCGCCGCCGCGGGGTTCGCGACCCTGTTCGTCGTCGGCGCGGTCGTGAAGCCGCTGGCGGGCGGCCTCGGCGACCGGGTGGCCCGCGACCGCCTAGCCCCGGCGGTCCTCGCGCTCGCGGCCGTCGCGCTCGGCTGGGTGGTCGTCGCCGAGTCCCCGACCGCGGTGACGCTCGGCGTGGTCGTCTTCGCGGCCGGCCTGATGGCCTACCCGCCCGTGATGCAGGCCTACCTGATGGACACCTTCCCGGACGACAGCATGGCCGGAGACCTCGGCGGGATGCGGTCGGTGTACATCGGCCTCGGCGCGCTCGGGCCGACCGTGGTCGGTGCCGTCGGCGGGTTCGCGGGCTACGGCGTCGGCTTCGCCGGCCTCGCCGCCTGTCTCCTCGTCGCGGGCGCGCTCGTGCTCACCTCGTGA
- a CDS encoding MazG-like family protein, with amino-acid sequence MDEQERVARFVAENDMECPPAYRLLDLAAEVGELAADANDATGYGADPDAFDVKRDELGDALFALLALCDDLGVDAGAALDESLAKYGDRVAETGDAGS; translated from the coding sequence ATGGACGAACAGGAACGCGTCGCCCGTTTCGTCGCCGAGAACGACATGGAGTGTCCGCCCGCCTACCGCCTGCTCGACCTCGCGGCCGAGGTGGGCGAACTGGCGGCGGACGCGAACGACGCGACCGGCTACGGGGCCGACCCCGACGCGTTCGACGTGAAGCGCGACGAACTCGGGGACGCGCTGTTCGCGCTGCTGGCGCTGTGTGACGACCTCGGCGTGGACGCGGGCGCGGCGCTCGACGAGTCGCTCGCGAAGTACGGCGACCGCGTCGCGGAGACCGGCGACGCCGGGAGCTGA
- a CDS encoding DUF7547 family protein: MSDDSEDLAALVAELSETLDRLERRADADPPRRRAFLRFTEQYAIPTTVAMLEANIRVLEAVAGAIRVAEGRESEGRTARGRETALATLDRALSDVSDAVRGTPTDPEARELLGEARALRDEIRDRVDESRGGTATRSVSRAADADAGTTIPVSAEGESPSPVADPADEPSVDVDAELDTIKREVHGDDGEDDR, encoded by the coding sequence ATGAGCGACGATTCGGAGGACCTCGCGGCGCTCGTCGCGGAGCTGTCGGAGACGCTCGACCGGCTCGAACGCCGCGCGGACGCGGACCCGCCGCGCCGACGCGCGTTCCTCCGGTTCACGGAGCAGTACGCCATCCCGACGACGGTGGCGATGCTGGAGGCGAACATCCGCGTGCTGGAGGCCGTCGCGGGGGCTATCCGCGTCGCGGAGGGTCGCGAGTCAGAGGGAAGAACCGCGAGGGGACGGGAGACGGCGCTGGCGACGCTCGACCGCGCGCTCTCGGACGTCTCGGACGCCGTGCGCGGAACGCCGACCGACCCCGAGGCCCGCGAACTGTTGGGCGAGGCGCGGGCGCTCCGCGACGAGATACGCGACCGGGTCGACGAGTCGCGCGGCGGGACGGCGACCCGCTCCGTGTCGCGGGCGGCCGACGCCGACGCGGGAACGACCATCCCCGTCTCCGCGGAGGGGGAGTCGCCGTCGCCCGTGGCCGACCCGGCCGACGAGCCGTCGGTGGACGTGGACGCCGAACTCGACACCATCAAGCGGGAGGTCCACGGAGACGACGGGGAAGACGACCGGTAA
- a CDS encoding MFS transporter, with amino-acid sequence MDSRDGWLYGWAVGYAAVGAASLLVPLYALALGGDATLVGLLAAAAAFAGVPGAVLWGGLAGRTRRRRPFLLVSLGATALVLAAAALVTEPWLLLAVNAGLWFAVSAAAPVLNLVMVDGVPEREWEARIGLLNAYQGYGWVAGLALGTVWTALAPRFLGEVNALRTLFALLAVGAAAGGLLVYRRYPDPVRLSEAYFRRVYRRLSRDGWGAGRVLRTVPYGPSRVYWGLATLRRGRVAELASPLGRYLAAVTLFSVGFAVFWGPMPAYLAVEGISDGTTFLLFLVGNLGSAVTYSRVGAVSERVGPAPAQAAALAARVVLFPLVGVVGSIALGAPALAVCFALIGVTWAVIAVTTTSLVTRLAMPTQRGEAFGAQAALVGVGGGLGSVAGGALADGVGYVTTFGVAAAVVLAGALALLATGGRGARTDAPASPDGGRQ; translated from the coding sequence ATGGACTCCCGCGACGGCTGGCTCTACGGATGGGCGGTCGGCTACGCCGCCGTCGGCGCCGCGTCGCTGCTCGTCCCCCTGTACGCGCTCGCACTGGGGGGCGACGCGACGCTCGTCGGCCTCCTCGCCGCCGCCGCGGCCTTCGCCGGCGTCCCCGGTGCGGTGCTGTGGGGCGGACTCGCCGGCCGGACCCGCCGTCGGCGACCGTTCCTGCTCGTCTCGCTCGGGGCGACGGCGCTCGTCCTCGCCGCGGCGGCGCTCGTCACGGAGCCGTGGCTCCTCCTGGCCGTGAACGCCGGGCTGTGGTTCGCCGTCTCCGCGGCCGCGCCCGTCCTCAACCTCGTGATGGTGGACGGCGTCCCCGAGCGCGAGTGGGAGGCCCGCATCGGGCTGTTGAACGCGTACCAGGGGTACGGCTGGGTCGCCGGCCTCGCGCTCGGCACGGTCTGGACCGCGCTCGCGCCGCGGTTCCTCGGCGAGGTGAACGCGCTCCGGACACTGTTCGCGCTCCTCGCCGTCGGCGCCGCCGCGGGCGGCCTGCTCGTCTATCGCCGCTACCCCGACCCCGTTCGCCTCTCGGAGGCGTACTTCCGGCGCGTGTACCGGCGGCTCTCTCGCGACGGCTGGGGCGCCGGCCGCGTCCTCCGTACGGTCCCGTACGGACCGAGCCGCGTCTACTGGGGGCTGGCGACGCTCCGCCGCGGCCGGGTGGCCGAACTCGCTTCCCCGCTCGGCCGCTACCTCGCCGCGGTGACGCTCTTCTCCGTCGGGTTCGCCGTGTTCTGGGGCCCGATGCCGGCGTACCTCGCCGTCGAGGGTATCTCGGACGGAACCACGTTTCTGCTCTTTCTCGTCGGTAACCTCGGCTCCGCGGTCACCTACTCGCGGGTCGGCGCCGTCTCGGAGCGGGTCGGCCCGGCGCCGGCACAGGCCGCCGCGCTCGCGGCCCGCGTGGTTCTGTTCCCGCTCGTCGGGGTCGTCGGGAGCATCGCGCTCGGGGCGCCGGCGCTCGCCGTCTGCTTCGCGCTCATCGGGGTGACGTGGGCGGTTATCGCGGTCACCACGACGAGCCTCGTCACGCGGCTGGCGATGCCCACACAGCGCGGCGAGGCGTTCGGCGCACAGGCGGCGCTCGTCGGGGTTGGCGGGGGACTCGGCTCCGTGGCGGGCGGCGCGCTCGCGGACGGGGTCGGCTACGTCACGACGTTCGGCGTCGCCGCCGCCGTCGTTCTCGCCGGGGCGCTCGCGCTGCTCGCGACGGGCGGGCGGGGCGCGAGGACCGACGCGCCGGCCAGCCCCGACGGGGGGCGGCAGTGA